A region from the Gavia stellata isolate bGavSte3 chromosome 2, bGavSte3.hap2, whole genome shotgun sequence genome encodes:
- the MAS1 gene encoding proto-oncogene Mas, translating into MDESNITFHPSEGTENISMHRNISTQERVWEILTPLWVIMIISFLGFCENGIVLWCLCFQIKRNPFTAYITHLSIADISLLFCTFILSIDYIAGFGFAYGFYYYITTTLSIVFLLGYNTGLYLLTAISIERCLSIVYPIWYRCHRSQHQSAIVCAILWTLSFLMTVAEYLTCKDDSMKEQFDDGNHCQALLIFTWILTFMIFIPLMILSSLILVIRIHRNSLRPHSSKLYIIIVATVIVFLIFAMPMRLLYLLNYHHWSSLLSQQNHVTVVLSTVNSSINPLVYFFVGSSKKKRFKESLKVVLSRALADGLRPRSQEVGMSLDIAETIF; encoded by the coding sequence ATGGATGAGTCAAACATAACGTTTCATCCCAGCGAAGGCACAGAGAACATCTCAATGCACAGAAACATTTCTACACAGGAAAGGGTCTGGGAGATATTGACCCCACTTTGGGTAATTATGATCATCTCCTTCCTGGGTTTTTGTGAAAATGGAATTGTCCTCTGGTGCCTCTGCTTCCAGATCAAAAGAAATCCATTCACTGCGTACATCACACACCTGTCCATTGCTGACATCTCCTTACTGTTTTGTACATTTATTCTGTCAATTGACTACATTGCTGGTTTTGGATTCGCCTATGGTTTTTACTATTATATAACCACCACACTATCTATTGTCTTCCTTCTTGGATATAATACTGGTCTCTATCTCCTGACAGCCATCAGTATTGAGAGGTGTCTGTCTATTGTTTACCCCATCTGGTACCGATGCCACCGGTCACAGCACCAATCGGCAATTGTGTGTGCAATTCTGTGGACTCTGTCTTTTCTGATGACAGTAGCCGAATACTTAACATGCAAAGATGATTCAATGAAGGAACAATTCGACGATGGCAACCATTGCCAAGCACTGCTCATCTTCACATGGATCCTGACTTTCATGATCTTCATTCCTCTAATGATTCTGTCCAGCCTGATCTTGGTTATCAGGATTCATCGTAACTCCCTGAGACCTCATTCGTCAAAGCTCTACATCATCATTGTGGCCACAGTCATTGTCTTCCTCATCTTTGCCATGCCTATGAGGCTGTTGTATCTTCTGAATTACCACCACTGGTCATCTTTGCTCAGCCAGCAGAACCATGTCACCGTTGTTCTCTCCACCGTTAACAGTAGCATCAACCCCCTTGTTTACTTCTTCGTAGGAAGCAGCAAGAAGAAGAGGTTCAAGGAGAGCCTCAAAGTGGTTCTTAGTAGAGCACTCGCTGATGGGTTGCGGCCGAGAAGCCAGGAAGTTGGCATGAGTTTGGATATAGCTGAAACAATTTTCTAA